The nucleotide window GAACTTTTCGTTTTGGTGTCACCACCTAAGACTGTTGGAATGATAGTAGTAGTATGATGACAACTGTTGAAGTTGACTGCTGCTCCTGGCTCTGGGAGCTTATATCACAAGGAAACAAGTAAGTGACATGACTGAATTTCGCAGGAAGTGGTAGGGTGAGATCATATATTACCGCTATCCGGGTGTCTAAAAGGGCTCCCATGGCCATAGGGAAGCCAGTAACCatcccttctctcccaacACCTTGAAAAACATCTGCcgagagagaagaggagatggTAGAGGCTTCTGGCAAGGGAGGGTGGTTGGACGAACCATTAGACGAATTCAACGCGCCGAACCGAACACTTTGTCCATCGTCATTGGTGACCGTTGAATGTCTTGATATCATTTGAGGTCAGTCGATCAGccacaaggaggaggaaaggcgGGGATTTGGGATAGCTTCATCAGCGACACAAAGCATCTCGGCAATAAAAGTAGACAGCGAGCATTGTCGGAGACCTTCAGCCCAGGGTCTTGGAGCGTGGAATGTGGAGAGGTGTAGTATCGCCCTTGTAAGTCAAGGCCTATCAATGTGACTTTGCGAAAGCCTCTCCACAACACCGAGATGGCCGAAGTGGTTGAAACTTGGTATGTCTACCATGCCGAATTCCGAAGACACTCTTATGTTCCATCCTCAAGTCGTATTTTCGAAGGCAAGAGAAGCAAAGAGTAAGTGTCGAGTCGTCCACGCTAATCGAAGAGTTGTTTGACAAAGCCTCTTGAACTTCTCCGCGGAAGCTTAGAGAACATGACAATTGGCGTTCATCGGTGTCTTGTGGGTCTCGGCAGTTGATCTGGATGCCTCTctctgtagtgtacacacacTAACAACAAAAGCAGGCCGAAGTGGGAGTTGGAGAGGCAATCTCAAGACTGATGTACACTGTGTGTGAAGAGAGAgtgagaagagagagaaaagaacaGACGTCGAATCACAAGTCTTGAGAGACGAGGATACATGGGTACTGTAGAAGAGTGGGGCGTGTCGCTGCCGGCCGGAGACAGGTTATGCAGCACAGTGCCGCAGAGTCGCGCTGACAGTTCGTTCTGGGCAAGCGCCACTGAGAATCCGGGGGTGGGGAACTgacttttcccttttcagtATAGTGGCTGAACCGGGTCCTGAACCTCCTTCAAGGTCAGTTGATGCTTTTTCGAACACCAACAATTAATTCATTGTGAGGTAGCGGCACTCTTTTTTTGGTTATTGAATGCTGTCGGGTTATTCCGCGGTCGGATAATGCTACCGAGATAGGTAGGGTTGCCTCACATCGAGTGTCAGAATCCGGGAGAGCTGTGCGATTCCTACTGATCGTTcgtctgttgttgtttgttgagGTTCATCTGATCGAGGATTTGATTGAAAGCATATCGTTTTCCATCGGCTGGCTGCTTGACTCATTAGCAAGTCTTTTTGCGCTGAAATCCCTTCAAGTACACAACCATAGTTACACAGCCAAAGACATATCATGGTCCAAATTGCCATCAGCAGAACAAGAGCCATGAGCATCGCCATCGAAATGTCTTCTTCATCTACGCCAACTTCCACATCTAATCCGCTCAAACATGAATACAATGAGGAtatcttctcttcgtcaACAACCTTCTAGTACATAGAACTAGTAGATAATACCTCCTGTCCTAACTTCCAGCTTTCCacagtgtgtgtgtgtctttgtctttgtacaacaacaacaactccaacGAAACCCGAACGTGTGTTTTGTGTTTTACCATGGACGCCAAAACGCCAAGCAAATGCCAAGCAACAATTGattcttctcctcttgcCTGTCGCTTTCAACCAATCAAACCCAGTCCaaccagtccagtccagtccaagTCAGTCCCTTCAGATCAGAGTTTAGAGaaaataaaagatattaaaCCTCAACAGCCTTCTTCGCCGCAGCCTTCTGCTTCCTCAATGTCGCTTTCCGCGTGGCAATCTCCTTGTCGAGCTTGTCGTCATTGCTCTCAGGCaaagcggcggcagcagcagccttcttggccttcttcttcggcctgCTCTCGTCCTTAGCACCCTCCTCGGCCTTAGCCTCAgtctcgtcgtcggcggccttgcgcttcttgccAATGTTGGCCTTCTCGGGCTCGGCGCCGTCGGCGATGACCTTGCTGTCGTCGAGCCAGAGCTCGTCGGTCTGGTAGATGGGAAGGGCCGCTGTCTCGGGGCCCTTGAGGTAGAAACTCCTGACGTTGCTCCACTTGTGGGGCACGAAGCGCTCGACAAGCTCGTTGATGACCTTCTCGACGTTCGCCGCGAGCTTCTCGGCGTCCCAGCTGGCGTAGCCGACCTTGATGGCGGTGTTGGTGGAGGGGCTCAGCTAGAAACATGCGTGTTAGCCAATGTGTAACTACAAGTACCTTGATGGACACAGTTGTCGAGCTAGTGAAACATACCGAAACGAGCGCCGAGCCAATGGCCTTGCGGATCTCGGTCACAATCTCTGGTGTAGGTCTAGCATTGACATTCTCCACGGGGTCGCGCTTGGACTTGGGACCCTTGGGCTTGGCCACCCGCTTGCCGTCAACCTTCTCCCTCTGCTTCATAAACACAACAGGAACGGGGCGCTTGGCGGTGCTCTTGAAGAAGGTTTTGCCCAGGTGCTTGGGAAGACGGTTGACAATTCTGTCGTCGGCAAGGAAGATGTCATGGTCGTTGAACAGCTGGCGCTGGGCCTCGTATGTCTTGAACTTGGCCTTGAGGTGAGTAACGTCGATGACGCGGGTGATGCGGTTGCGCAGGTCCTCGGGGAACTCTTCAGAAGCGACAACGTTCTTGTAGTGGCGCTGAGGGTCGGCGACGATGATGCAGATGGTAGACTCGTTATCGGCGTTCAGGGGGTTGGGGAGGACGATCTTGGAGGGTTGCAGACGGTTGGTGTCGGCGATGTGCttcttggtggtgagggtaAGCCAGATCGGGGTCTCGGCAACAGTCGACTCCTCATCGGCGAGAAGGTTCTTGGAAACGGCAGTAGAGGCGGCGGTAGCCTTCTTGATGTGGGCGAGAAGGGCCTTGGAAGCCTTGGTGATCTGTTGATTTGGACGGTTAGCAACACGGTGAAAAGGCCAATTGCATTGATCAAGAAAAGACAAACCTGGTTGGGGTCAACGGGAGAGGCGACGGCGTCAGACGCCTTGACAATGGCTGTGGACTTGGACATCTTCGTTGACTGGGAAAGAAGATATCTTTGGGTGGGGTTGGTGTAGGTTGAGACGATTGCGACAACGAGTCCcaggtgtttttttttcttcccagAGCGACAGAAGGGCACCCTCTGGAAATTTTGGGAGGTCGGTGCACTGACGcttattttttttccatgCTATTCAGCTTATCGATAAGCTAAGCAGGGGTCTAATGTGGAAAGTGGGTTTGCGGAATGTGGGGCATACGTTGCCTGTGATTGTCTGGGCCTGGCGCTATTGGCGGCAGACGGACTGCAGCTGCTCTTCCAGCCATGCTGTTGGAACCAGAGCTTGGGTTTTCTTTATCATCATATGCGTCGGTGTCTTCTTCCAACAGCACCGGCAAAACAGCCTGActcggtaggtacctagatagCCATCTTCATTTGGTTTGTAAATGCCTTCACATCTACAATGCTAGCAGCTACCTCAAACACCAGGCCAGACAACCTCAGCCAGCTACATACCTCCTTCATCTCATCATCTTTACTTGGAGTTTCAAGTAAGCAGTGGTACAACTTCCTGCTCTTCAGCATGCTCCTCCATGTCGTGCCGGCAAATAACTGTCCCTCCCTCAACAGCACCGGTTGACCTCCACAGCAGGTCTTGACTCGAAACTCATcgtcctctttctcttccttctcttctagGCCCATGGGCGCAAACCTACAACACAGACGCTGACGCCTGATAAACATGTATATAAATCGAACAAAAAACGACGCCCTGCGCTATGCGGCCCCCCGAACCATGCAAATACAGAATTTGGGAGACACAATGAACTCCTCATGACGTGTTAACATGGACAGTGAAAGGGGCTTACgtcgactttttttttcttttgcgaAAAACACAAACAGCAGCGATTCCCCGTAGTAGACGCCTTGACAAACTAACGCCATAGCGGGTTCGGGGAAAAAATGGCACAATGGGTATGGGTAGGGTGTTGGATGGGTGTTGGGTGGATGTTGGATGGATGTTGGGGAGGTGGGGTGTGGTGATGGGGTgatgtgatgatgatagggCGGCTGTGGTGATACCATCAAGGAGTGCGAGGTTTCTTCCAATAGTATTGCTGTTACGGGTGGACACGACATGTTAACCGATTGACCTTGCATAGCAAACGGCTAGGCGGTAGAGAAGGAAAACGCTTACCTTGTGCTGCTTGCGGCAAGCCCTCAAGCTAGGCTTCCGCAAGCCGTCCGTCACAGCCAGGCGACGGTGCTCATCCGTGTCGAATTCGGGCACATAATAATACTCGCTTTCAAGCGGCTTACCGGCAGCATCCTTGCCCTGGCGTTCAATGATACCGATGCAAGCTGTTGCCTCAATGAGCCTGCGCAATTCATCCTTGGTCACCTGTCTCCGATCATCCGCCGGAAGATTGTTCATAATGGTCGACAGAGGCGTGGAAGACAGTCTGGAGAAGGCGAGTTGGTTGATGACATGATTCGAAATTGTCGCTGTCAGTTCTTCGCTGAGCTTGCTGACGGGCGATGGTGAGCGCGGAGCCGGAGTGGGAGAGGCCTGCCAAGAGGCACCTGCTACGTTCTCGCTTGACGACTTGAGAGGCTTCGGGGTGACACTGCCAGCCCGCTCTCCATCAGAGCTGCCACTGTAGTCGCGATCGGGAGTTCGGGCTCTCGGGGGTGaagtggcggtggtgaaTGATTCGAGACGGCTGGACAGGTTCTCTCCACAGGGACCAAACGAAGGTATGATGGGGTCATTCTCCTCATCCGGATCTTGGTCGGCGTAGTCCTCATCTGATTGTGGGTCGCTCAAGTCACTCGAGATGGAAAAGCTCTGGTCCACGCTGGTGATCAAGGTAGTATCTCCCCTGCCCGTATCTGTCAACTTGGGCAGTTCctgctcatcctcctcctcgtcctcatagATCTCA belongs to Neurospora crassa OR74A linkage group IV, whole genome shotgun sequence and includes:
- a CDS encoding ribosomal L1 domain-containing protein 1 codes for the protein MSKSTAIVKASDAVASPVDPNQITKASKALLAHIKKATAASTAVSKNLLADEESTVAETPIWLTLTTKKHIADTNRLQPSKIVLPNPLNADNESTICIIVADPQRHYKNVVASEEFPEDLRNRITRVIDVTHLKAKFKTYEAQRQLFNDHDIFLADDRIVNRLPKHLGKTFFKSTAKRPVPVVFMKQREKVDGKRVAKPKGPKSKRDPVENVNARPTPEIVTEIRKAIGSALVSLSPSTNTAIKVGYASWDAEKLAANVEKVINELVERFVPHKWSNVRSFYLKGPETAALPIYQTDELWLDDSKVIADGAEPEKANIGKKRKAADDETEAKAEEGAKDESRPKKKAKKAAAAAALPESNDDKLDKEIATRKATLRKQKAAAKKAVEV